In Labrus bergylta chromosome 1, fLabBer1.1, whole genome shotgun sequence, one genomic interval encodes:
- the LOC109998316 gene encoding multidrug and toxin extrusion protein 1 isoform X1, producing MEGSDKTQMKQTAETKEDVKACEEASSVQSSTEDYGSCLKRTRGFIPPVYRNELVQLFKLAGPVVISQLMVFMISFVSTVFCGHLGKTELAGVSLSIAVVNVTGISIGTGLSLTCDTLISQTYGSGNLKRVGVILQRGILILLLACFPCWAILINTEPLLLAVKQSPEVASLSQLYVKIFMPALPAAFMYQLQGRYLQNQGIIWPQVITGAIGNVFNAIINYVLLHCLDMGVAGSAAANAISQYLLAVVLYVYICWRGLHKATWGGWSMDCLQEWGPFVQLAIPSMLMLCLEWWMFEMGGFLAGVISEAELGAQSIVYELAVIAYMFPLGFAGAASVRVGNALGAGDVEQAKLSSRVPIICTFIIACFIGAGLSITRNVIGYIFTSEQDIIQRVADVMILFCFMHVFDAVAGVTGGVLRGVGKQLIGALCNLVGYYFIGFPIGVSLMFAAKMGIIGLWTGFVVCVFMQSLFFVILVCKLDWKKAAEEALVRAGVQVKEEKEMTGIESTDSNHNQAEVSTTESIYENAEVDNKDAEVHNPEQKKSITTTVGDVLSITQLVLRRGLVLLLMVVILIVGVFASEFLIKLLKWS from the exons ATGGAGGGCTCTgataaaacacaaatgaaacaaacagcgGAAACAAAGGAAGATGTAAAAGCTTGTGAAGAGGCTTCTTCAGTTCAGAGCTCCACAGAAGACTATGGCTCCTGTCTGAAGCGCACGAGGGGCTTCATCCCGCCGGTGTACCGGAATGAGCTCGTGCAACTTTTCAAACTAGCGGGACCAGTG GTCATTTCCCAGTTGATGGTTTTTATGATCAGTTTCGTCAGCACTGTGTTCTGTGGTCACCTGGGAAAAACCGAACTTGCAGGAGTATCATTATCAATTGCG GTTGTGAACGTCACAGGTATTTCCATTGGCACCGGCTTGTCACTAACTTGTGATACCCTCATATCTCAG ACGTATGGGAGCGGTAACTTGAAGCGTGTTGGTGTGATTCTCCAGAGGGGGATTCTGATTCTGTTATTGGCCTGTTTCCCCTGCTGGGCCATCCTCATCAACACTGAACCCCTTCTACTTGCTGTCAAACAGAGCCCAGAGGTTGCCAG TCTCTCCCAACTGTATGTGAAGATCTTCATGCCTGCACTGCCA GCCGCTTTTATGTACCAGCTGCAAGGCAGGTATCTTCAGAATCAG GGAATTATATGGCCTCAGGTTATAACTGGAGCAATTGGAAATGTCTTCAACGCAATTATCAACTACGTCTTGCTCCACTGTCTGGATATGGGCGTTGc TGGATCTGCAGCCGCCAATGCCATCTCTCAGTACCTGCTAGCTGTGGTCTTGTATGTTTACATCTGCTGGAGGGGCCTGCATAAGGCCACATGGGGAG GTTGGTCAATGGACTGTCTGCAGGAATGGGGACCCTTTGTCCAGCTGGCGATCCCCAGTATGCTCATGCTGTGTCTTGAGTGGTGGATGTTTGAAATGGGAGGGTTTCTTGCAGGAGTGATTAGTGAGGCCGAGCTTGGAGCTCAGTCCATAGTTTATGAGCTGGCTGTTATAGCCTATATG TTCCCATTGGGTTTCGCCGGTGCTGCCAGTGTTCGGGTTGGGAATGCACTTGGAGCAGGAGATGTAGAGCAGGCTAAGCTGTCCTCCAGAGTCCCCATCATCTGTACTT TCATAATCGCTTGTTTCATTGGAGCTGGTCTCAGCATCACCAGAAATGTCATCGgatacattttcacatcagaGCA AGACATCATACAGAGGGTCGCTGACGTCATGATCCTGTTTTGtttcatgcatgtttttgaTGCAGTAGCG gGTGTGACTGGAGGTGTTCTCCGTGGTGTAGGGAAACAGCTAATCGGTGCTCTGTGTAACCTGGTGGGATACTACTTCATCGGGTTTCCTATCGGTGTGTCGCTCATGTTTGCAGCAAAAATGGGCATTATAG GTCTTTGGACGGGATTTGTCGTTTGCGTGTTCATGCAGTCCCTCTTCTTCGTCATATTAGTTTGCAAACTGGATTGGAAGAAGGCTGCTGAAGAG GCTCTTGTGAGAGCAGGTGTGCAggtcaaagaagaaaaagagatgaCTGGGATTGAAAGTACAG ACTCCAATCACAACCAGGCTGAGGTCAGTACGACTGAATCCATCTATGAGAATGCTGAGGTGGACAACAAGGACGCCGAGGTGCATAATCCAGAGCAGAAAAAGTCCATTACCACTACAGTTGGAGATGTCCTGTCTATAACACAACTCGTTTTACGCCGTGGTTTGGTATTGCTTCTCATGGTGGTCATCCTGATTGTTGGAGTGTTCGCCAGTGAATTCCTCATCAAGCTGCTGAA GTGGagttaa
- the LOC109998316 gene encoding multidrug and toxin extrusion protein 1 isoform X2, which translates to MEGSDKTQMKQTAETKEDVKACEEASSVQSSTEDYGSCLKRTRGFIPPVYRNELVQLFKLAGPVVISQLMVFMISFVSTVFCGHLGKTELAGVSLSIAVVNVTGISIGTGLSLTCDTLISQTYGSGNLKRVGVILQRGILILLLACFPCWAILINTEPLLLAVKQSPEVASLSQLYVKIFMPALPAAFMYQLQGRYLQNQGIIWPQVITGAIGNVFNAIINYVLLHCLDMGVAGSAAANAISQYLLAVVLYVYICWRGLHKATWGGWSMDCLQEWGPFVQLAIPSMLMLCLEWWMFEMGGFLAGVISEAELGAQSIVYELAVIAYMFPLGFAGAASVRVGNALGAGDVEQAKLSSRVPIICTFIIACFIGAGLSITRNVIGYIFTSEQDIIQRVADVMILFCFMHVFDAVAGVTGGVLRGVGKQLIGALCNLVGYYFIGFPIGVSLMFAAKMGIIGLWTGFVVCVFMQSLFFVILVCKLDWKKAAEEALVRAGVQVKEEKEMTGIESTDSNHNQAEVSTTESIYENAEVDNKDAEVHNPEQKKSITTTVGDVLSITQLVLRRGLVLLLMVVILIVGVFASEFLIKLLK; encoded by the exons ATGGAGGGCTCTgataaaacacaaatgaaacaaacagcgGAAACAAAGGAAGATGTAAAAGCTTGTGAAGAGGCTTCTTCAGTTCAGAGCTCCACAGAAGACTATGGCTCCTGTCTGAAGCGCACGAGGGGCTTCATCCCGCCGGTGTACCGGAATGAGCTCGTGCAACTTTTCAAACTAGCGGGACCAGTG GTCATTTCCCAGTTGATGGTTTTTATGATCAGTTTCGTCAGCACTGTGTTCTGTGGTCACCTGGGAAAAACCGAACTTGCAGGAGTATCATTATCAATTGCG GTTGTGAACGTCACAGGTATTTCCATTGGCACCGGCTTGTCACTAACTTGTGATACCCTCATATCTCAG ACGTATGGGAGCGGTAACTTGAAGCGTGTTGGTGTGATTCTCCAGAGGGGGATTCTGATTCTGTTATTGGCCTGTTTCCCCTGCTGGGCCATCCTCATCAACACTGAACCCCTTCTACTTGCTGTCAAACAGAGCCCAGAGGTTGCCAG TCTCTCCCAACTGTATGTGAAGATCTTCATGCCTGCACTGCCA GCCGCTTTTATGTACCAGCTGCAAGGCAGGTATCTTCAGAATCAG GGAATTATATGGCCTCAGGTTATAACTGGAGCAATTGGAAATGTCTTCAACGCAATTATCAACTACGTCTTGCTCCACTGTCTGGATATGGGCGTTGc TGGATCTGCAGCCGCCAATGCCATCTCTCAGTACCTGCTAGCTGTGGTCTTGTATGTTTACATCTGCTGGAGGGGCCTGCATAAGGCCACATGGGGAG GTTGGTCAATGGACTGTCTGCAGGAATGGGGACCCTTTGTCCAGCTGGCGATCCCCAGTATGCTCATGCTGTGTCTTGAGTGGTGGATGTTTGAAATGGGAGGGTTTCTTGCAGGAGTGATTAGTGAGGCCGAGCTTGGAGCTCAGTCCATAGTTTATGAGCTGGCTGTTATAGCCTATATG TTCCCATTGGGTTTCGCCGGTGCTGCCAGTGTTCGGGTTGGGAATGCACTTGGAGCAGGAGATGTAGAGCAGGCTAAGCTGTCCTCCAGAGTCCCCATCATCTGTACTT TCATAATCGCTTGTTTCATTGGAGCTGGTCTCAGCATCACCAGAAATGTCATCGgatacattttcacatcagaGCA AGACATCATACAGAGGGTCGCTGACGTCATGATCCTGTTTTGtttcatgcatgtttttgaTGCAGTAGCG gGTGTGACTGGAGGTGTTCTCCGTGGTGTAGGGAAACAGCTAATCGGTGCTCTGTGTAACCTGGTGGGATACTACTTCATCGGGTTTCCTATCGGTGTGTCGCTCATGTTTGCAGCAAAAATGGGCATTATAG GTCTTTGGACGGGATTTGTCGTTTGCGTGTTCATGCAGTCCCTCTTCTTCGTCATATTAGTTTGCAAACTGGATTGGAAGAAGGCTGCTGAAGAG GCTCTTGTGAGAGCAGGTGTGCAggtcaaagaagaaaaagagatgaCTGGGATTGAAAGTACAG ACTCCAATCACAACCAGGCTGAGGTCAGTACGACTGAATCCATCTATGAGAATGCTGAGGTGGACAACAAGGACGCCGAGGTGCATAATCCAGAGCAGAAAAAGTCCATTACCACTACAGTTGGAGATGTCCTGTCTATAACACAACTCGTTTTACGCCGTGGTTTGGTATTGCTTCTCATGGTGGTCATCCTGATTGTTGGAGTGTTCGCCAGTGAATTCCTCATCAAGCTGCTGAAGTGA